One genomic region from Spirulina subsalsa PCC 9445 encodes:
- the rpsP gene encoding 30S ribosomal protein S16, whose translation MIKLRLKRYGKKRAVSYRIVAMNSRDRRDGRPLEELGFYNPRTDETRLNVPAIVKRLQDGAQPTDTVRSILTKAQVFEQLKG comes from the coding sequence ATGATCAAATTGAGATTAAAACGGTACGGCAAGAAAAGAGCGGTGAGTTATCGGATTGTGGCAATGAACAGCCGCGATCGCCGGGATGGCCGTCCCTTAGAAGAGTTGGGATTTTACAATCCCCGCACCGATGAAACCCGTTTGAATGTTCCCGCCATTGTCAAACGTTTACAAGATGGTGCCCAGCCTACGGATACGGTTCGTTCCATTTTAACCAAAGCCCAAGTTTTTGAGCAACTGAAAGGTTAG
- a CDS encoding phosphoribosyltransferase gives MAEQTELYVSWSDYHYLVEQLAVQVYRSGWEFNQIICIAKGGLRVGDTLCRLYDYPLAILSASSYGGSKNQVRGELKFSQHLAMTTERLGDRILLLDDLVDSGISLRESIYWLKQNYGSQIQDLRTGVLWYKACSVIEPDYYVEYLSDNPWIHQPFEYYEQTTPAQLAQKYGFDVP, from the coding sequence ATGGCAGAACAAACGGAACTTTATGTCTCTTGGTCGGATTATCATTATTTAGTGGAACAGTTAGCCGTCCAAGTTTATCGTTCTGGGTGGGAGTTTAACCAAATCATCTGTATTGCGAAGGGAGGACTCCGGGTGGGGGATACCCTTTGTCGTTTGTATGATTATCCTCTGGCGATTTTGTCGGCTTCGTCCTATGGGGGGAGTAAAAATCAGGTGCGGGGGGAGTTAAAGTTTTCTCAGCATCTGGCTATGACGACGGAAAGGTTAGGCGATCGCATTTTATTGCTAGATGATTTAGTAGACTCGGGAATTAGTCTGCGAGAGTCCATCTATTGGTTAAAACAAAATTACGGATCCCAGATTCAGGATCTCCGCACCGGGGTTTTATGGTATAAGGCCTGTTCAGTCATTGAACCGGATTATTATGTGGAGTACTTGTCCGATAATCCTTGGATTCATCAACCTTTTGAGTATTACGAACAGACTACCCCGGCTCAATTGGCCCAGAAGTATGGTTTCGATGTCCCTTGA
- a CDS encoding KH domain-containing protein: MSPNYDQLVRYLVEPLLDNPESLSLNCELSRGNQKVLIRMAFDPEEQGKVFGRGGRNIEAIRMVLEAAASAVGQSARLEIYGSQNAHSSSSETSGPKRERNNRPPRSPRRSSPVSKPSPRRRSET; encoded by the coding sequence ATGAGTCCCAATTATGACCAACTGGTGCGTTATTTAGTCGAGCCATTACTCGATAACCCTGAGTCTTTGAGTCTGAATTGTGAATTGTCGCGGGGCAATCAAAAGGTTCTGATTCGTATGGCGTTTGACCCAGAAGAACAGGGGAAAGTGTTTGGTCGAGGGGGACGGAATATCGAAGCGATTCGGATGGTGCTAGAAGCGGCAGCGAGTGCAGTAGGACAGTCGGCCCGACTGGAAATATATGGGAGTCAGAACGCCCATTCCTCTTCTTCAGAAACCAGCGGCCCCAAACGAGAAAGGAACAACCGTCCTCCTCGCTCGCCTCGCCGTTCTTCTCCCGTCTCTAAACCGTCTCCCCGAAGACGCAGTGAAACGTGA